From the genome of Pseudomonas sp. gcc21, one region includes:
- a CDS encoding exopolysaccharide biosynthesis protein, which yields MRRPLRNLQQLLDHLARLNRGRDEVSLRLVVESIGTRSFGPLLMLVGIILASPLSGIPGMATTMAVFVLLIAVQMLFGRKQFWLPAWLLDRSVKHDHLIKAISWVRPVARRVDSVLRPRLTVLVTNGAAYAIALICVVISVGLPMMEIVPFSASVVGLALAAFGLSLVVNDGLLVILAVALVCATFSVAVVNIL from the coding sequence ATGCGTCGACCCCTGCGAAACCTTCAACAGTTACTGGATCATCTCGCCAGGCTTAACCGGGGCCGGGATGAAGTCTCCCTGCGGCTGGTGGTTGAGTCCATCGGTACGCGTTCCTTCGGGCCCCTGTTGATGTTGGTCGGCATCATTCTCGCGTCTCCGCTCAGCGGGATACCCGGCATGGCCACGACCATGGCGGTATTCGTCCTTCTCATCGCGGTGCAGATGCTATTCGGGCGCAAGCAGTTCTGGTTGCCAGCCTGGCTTCTCGATCGCTCGGTCAAACATGACCACCTGATCAAGGCGATATCCTGGGTGCGCCCGGTGGCGCGGCGCGTTGATTCCGTCCTGCGCCCCCGGCTCACGGTGTTGGTGACCAACGGCGCGGCCTACGCGATTGCCTTGATCTGTGTAGTGATCAGCGTCGGCCTGCCAATGATGGAAATTGTGCCGTTTTCCGCCTCCGTGGTGGGGCTGGCTTTGGCCGCCTTCGGATTGTCGCTGGTGGTCAACGACGGGCTGCTGGTGATTCTGGCTGTGGCATTGGTATGCGCAACTTTCAGTGTCGCTGTTGTCAACATACTGTGA
- a CDS encoding CopD family protein, with the protein MLWFLVPHLIGLLFWAASLLYLPALIAGSLARENAFREPSDPFDSVARMAFTRIATPAALVAIIAGTLVFLIDHTVDVWLIAKLTLVAGLVLSHAATGLLILRAESGNGKPILGWCWVLGLVQCVLIVGIVWLVLAKPTLQVLP; encoded by the coding sequence ATGCTCTGGTTCCTCGTGCCACATCTGATTGGTTTGTTGTTCTGGGCTGCCTCGCTGCTGTATCTCCCCGCTCTGATTGCCGGCAGCCTGGCCCGAGAAAACGCGTTTCGTGAGCCCTCCGACCCCTTCGATTCAGTCGCGCGCATGGCCTTCACGCGCATCGCTACCCCTGCCGCACTGGTCGCCATTATTGCCGGAACCCTGGTTTTTCTGATTGATCACACGGTTGACGTCTGGCTCATCGCCAAACTGACCCTGGTGGCAGGGCTGGTGCTTTCCCACGCGGCGACGGGGTTGCTGATCCTGCGTGCCGAGTCCGGGAACGGCAAGCCGATCCTTGGCTGGTGCTGGGTCCTGGGTCTGGTGCAGTGCGTACTGATTGTTGGAATCGTTTGGCTGGTGCTCGCCAAACCGACGTTGCAGGTCCTGCCATGA
- a CDS encoding DUF2231 domain-containing protein → MTMNSASIASKLAIHGHPIHPMLIHFPVAALIGVIGTDVAYVLTQDYFWARASLWLVGIGTLGGWVSGTIGLLDLVIVSQIRRLITAWCHGILAVMMLSLATLNWLIRLDEPASALFPWGIYLSLLSGVMISLTSFLGGQLVYDHAVGVSHEKIRERAERLGVDP, encoded by the coding sequence ATCACGATGAATTCCGCTTCCATTGCCAGCAAACTCGCCATTCATGGTCACCCCATCCATCCGATGCTGATTCATTTTCCGGTGGCGGCGCTGATCGGTGTCATAGGGACCGATGTCGCCTATGTGCTGACCCAGGATTATTTCTGGGCGCGCGCCAGCCTCTGGCTGGTCGGTATCGGCACGCTGGGCGGCTGGGTATCGGGCACCATCGGGTTGCTTGACCTGGTTATCGTCAGCCAGATCCGCCGTCTGATCACCGCCTGGTGCCACGGCATACTCGCCGTGATGATGCTGTCGCTCGCCACGCTCAACTGGTTGATACGCCTCGATGAGCCGGCGAGCGCCCTGTTTCCATGGGGCATCTATCTGTCGTTGCTGAGCGGCGTGATGATCTCCCTGACCAGTTTCCTGGGTGGACAGCTGGTTTACGACCACGCTGTCGGGGTGTCTCACGAGAAAATCAGAGAACGCGCCGAGCGTCTGGGTGTGGATCCCTAA
- the coxB gene encoding cytochrome c oxidase subunit II, with protein sequence MNGEFAGNGSGIHRDPRGFAEVIAGFRSGAVFKRLAGAGLLGLCMLVSGCGGPFSALNPAGPSATAASWLWWGMFGYFTLVMLVVFALWFYAMRRDPGDVDQQQSQRLQNRWVIWGGLVLPGVSLAVVLAFGLPIGRAMLPLPLEQGEPVRLNVMAQQWRWDVSYPDSDIVLEDRLVVPAGVPVDVHLNSADVIHSFWVPRLAGKLDVIPGRTNVIRIQADQPGTYRGHCAEFCGAGHAHMHFVVEALEPEAFQTWLTQEQADE encoded by the coding sequence ATGAATGGCGAGTTTGCTGGCAATGGAAGCGGAATTCATCGTGATCCTCGTGGTTTCGCAGAAGTCATCGCCGGTTTCCGTTCCGGAGCGGTCTTCAAAAGGTTAGCAGGCGCGGGGCTGCTTGGCCTGTGCATGCTTGTCAGCGGTTGTGGCGGGCCGTTCTCTGCCCTGAATCCCGCCGGGCCCTCCGCAACCGCGGCGTCCTGGTTGTGGTGGGGCATGTTCGGTTACTTCACCCTGGTGATGCTGGTGGTGTTTGCCCTGTGGTTTTACGCCATGCGCCGGGACCCTGGAGATGTTGACCAGCAGCAGTCGCAGCGGTTGCAAAACCGTTGGGTTATCTGGGGCGGACTGGTACTTCCAGGGGTCAGCCTGGCGGTGGTGCTGGCGTTCGGATTGCCGATAGGGCGAGCCATGCTGCCGCTGCCCCTGGAGCAGGGCGAACCCGTACGACTGAATGTTATGGCGCAGCAGTGGCGCTGGGACGTGAGTTATCCCGACAGTGATATCGTGCTGGAGGACCGGCTGGTCGTCCCCGCTGGGGTGCCGGTCGATGTACATCTGAATAGCGCCGACGTCATTCATTCCTTCTGGGTCCCGCGACTGGCCGGAAAGCTGGATGTGATTCCGGGCCGTACCAATGTCATTCGGATCCAGGCGGACCAACCCGGGACGTACCGGGGCCACTGCGCCGAATTTTGCGGGGCGGGCCACGCGCATATGCATTTCGTGGTGGAGGCCCTCGAACCAGAGGCATTTCAAACCTGGCTGACGCAGGAGCAGGCCGATGAGTGA